Part of the Chloracidobacterium thermophilum B genome is shown below.
GTCGGTATTCCATGCTTTGCGCCTCCGGGATGTGCCTGGAAAGTGTTACCGGGCCGCTGTGAGCTGGTCGAGTTCTATCGCTTTCCAGCGGGATACCTGGACCTTTTCTGCCAACCAGTCTGCCATCTTGTCCAGCGCTGTCCGGGTGTGGGGCTGTGCCAGGTGGGCTTCGAGTGAAGCCTGGGCCGCCCATTCCTCGATGAGGACAAACGAGGTCGGATCATCGGCAGATACCTGCAAATCATAGCGCAGACAGCCCGGCTCAAGGCGGGTGGCGCGGATAAGCTCGGCAAGCGCCGCGCGAAACTCCGCCAGGTGTTCCGGTTTGGCGCGAAAAAAGGCTAAAACCACGATAGGAAACGACATAAAAGCTCCTCGAAGCAACAGATTGGCTCAGGATGCCGCCGCTGCCGGCTCATCCGGGCGGCCCTCATTCTGATTGGGAAGTGCAGACTGGGGAAGTGGCAGCGTGACCCAGAACGTCGTTCCAACACCGACCTGGCTGCGTACAGTGACGTTCCCGCCGTGGGCGGCAATGATGTTGCGCACAATGGCCAGTCCCAACCCGGCCCCGACGGCATGCCCTCTGGT
Proteins encoded:
- a CDS encoding putative quinol monooxygenase — translated: MSFPIVVLAFFRAKPEHLAEFRAALAELIRATRLEPGCLRYDLQVSADDPTSFVLIEEWAAQASLEAHLAQPHTRTALDKMADWLAEKVQVSRWKAIELDQLTAAR